CCAGATAGCGCGCCAGCAGACCGATGCGCGACGCGATGACGCTCTGGTTGGCGCGCAGCACATATGGCATCAGGATCGCGTTGAGCAGGCCGTGATGCGCGTCGTACAGCGCACCCAATGGGTGCGCCAGGGCGTGCATCGCGCCCAGGCCGCGCTGGAAAGCCGTCGCGCCCATGCTCGACGCCACCAGCATTTGCAGGCGCGCCTCCAGATCCGAGCCGTTTTCGCAGGCGCGCGGCAGATAGTCCTTGACCAGGCGGATGCCTTCCACCGCGATACCCACGGCCATCGGATGGTAGAACGGCGAACAATACGCCTCCAGGCTGTGCGACAGGGCGTCCATGCCGGTGGCGGCCGTGATCTTCGGCGGCAGGCCGACCGTCAGTTCCGGGTCCAGGATGACCACCGCCGGCAGCATCTTCGCATGGAAGATGATGCGCTTGACGTGCTCGCGTTCATCGGTGATGACCGAGGCGCGGCCGACTTCCGAGCCGGTGCCGGCCGTCGTCGGAATGGCGACCACGGGCGCCATGCCCGCGACGTTCACGCGCAGGTGGTTGTCGCCGACGTCCTCGAAATCCCAGAGCGGCCGGTCCTGGCCCGCCATCAAGGCGATCGCCTTGGCGGCATCGAGCGCCGAGCCGCCGCCAAATGCGATGACGCCATCATGGCCGCCGGCCTTGAACGCCGCCACGCCGTCATCGACGTTCTTGCCGGTCGGATTGCCCTTGATGGCATGGAACAGGCCCGCGTCCAGGCCGGCCGAGCGGCATGAATCCAGCAGCTTCACCGTCATCGGCAACGCCGCCAGCCCCGGGTCCGTCACCAGCAGCGGCCGCTTCATGCCCAGGCTGGCACACCATTGCGGCAGTTCGCTGGCGCGTCCCGCGCCCACCTTGACCGAGGTCGGATAATTCCAGTTTGCAATCGGGAGAGTCATGTTTTTCTCAAGGACTAGGGTTGGACATGCCGCTTCAGGTGGAAGGACTTCGGACGGGTCAGATGCTCATAGCCGACCTGCGAGAGCGTGGCCCCGCGCCCAGAGTGCTTCACGCCGGTCCATGCCAGCGCCGGATCCAGGTAGTCGCAGCGATTCATGAAGAACGTGCCCGTCTCCAGGCGCTGGCCGATGCCGATCGCCGCCTGCTCGTCGGTGGTGAATACACTGGCGGTCAGGCCGTAAGGGCTGGAGTTCATCAGCGCGATCGCCTGCTCGTCGTCCCGGACCGGCATGATGCCGACGACGGGGCCAAAGCATTCATCGTTCATCAGCGTCATCGTGTGATCCACGTTGACGAACAGCCCCGGCGCCAGATACGGTCCGCCATCGTCAGCCCTGCCGAACACCTGCGGATCAATGAGATTCTTCGCGCCCTTCGCCAGCGCGTCGGCAATGACGGCGCGCACGCCATCAGCCGCCGAGGCGCGGACGACCGGGCCCAGCGTCGTCGCCGGGTCCAGCGGATTTCCCAGCACATACTGGTTCGTCAGCGCCACGGCGCGCTGAACGAACGCGTCATAGTGGCGCTGCGCGACGTAGATGCGCTGGATGCCGCAGCAGGACTGCCCGCTATTGAAAAACGCGCCGTCCACCAGCGTCTCGACGGCATGGCCGAGGTTGGCGTCTTCGCGCACATAGGCCGGATCGTTGCCGCCCAGTTCCAGGCCGACGCCGATGAAGCGGCCGGCGGCCGCCTGCTCGATGGCGCGCCCGCCGGCCACCGATCCCGTGAAGCAGACGACGTTGACCTGATTGGATTCGATGATGCGGCGAACGGCATCATGGTCGACGTGCAGGTACTGGAACAGACCCGGCGGCAGACCGGCCTCGACGAAGGCCTGGTGGATCCATTCGGCGCAAAGCGGCGTCTGGTCAGAGTGCTTCAGGATGACCGCGTTGCCGGCCGCCAGCGCCGGCACGATGCTGTTCACCGCCGTCAGCAGCGGGTAGTTCCACGGCGCGATCGTGAAGACCACGCCTGCCGGTTCGCGCGTGATGTAGCGGGTGTAGCCTTCCTGCGGCGGCGCCTGGATGGGCCGCAGCGACGCTTCGGCGATCGACAGCATGTGGCGGGCGCGCGCGGCGAATCCGTCCACCTCGCCGCCGGCATAGCGGATCGGCCGCCCCATCTGGCGCGTGATGCCTTCGGCGATGATCTCCTTGTTGGCGACAAAGCGGTCGATCGCGGTGCTCAGGATCCTGATGCGATGCGCGATCGGCTGCCTGGCCCAGTCCTTCTGAACTGCGTGCGCGTGCGTCAGCGCCTGCGCGATCTGCGTGTCCGTCGCCAGATCGCGCTGAACGTACAGGCTGCCATCGATGGGGCTGATGGTGGTCAGTTGCTTTTTCATGACGGTCTCTCGACGACTGGAACCTAGATGATTTCGAAATAGCGCTTGAGCTCCCAGTCCGTCACATGACGGCGGAACTGGCGCTCCTCCCACTCGCGCGTGGCCACGAAATGCTCGACGAACGCATCGCCGAACAGCTCGCGCCCCACTGCCGATGCGCGCAGGCGCTGCGCCGCGTCCCATAGCGAGCTGGGCAGCTTCAGATGATCGGGAAACTGCTGCGTGTAGGCATTGCCCGTGACGATGGGCTGGAGTTTCAGCTTGTGCTCGATGCCGTGGAGACCCGCGCCCAGGGCCGCGGCCAGGGCGATGTACGGATTCGCGTCCGCGGAGCCGATGCGCACCTCGACGCGCTGCGACTTTTCCGTTCCCGGAATCAGGCGCAAGGCCGTGGTGCGGTTTTCCACGCCCCAGGTGGCGTCCAGCGGCGCCCAATAACCCGGCACCAGACGCGAATAGCTGTTGACCGTCTGCCCGTACATGCTCATGAATTCCGGCAGGAATTGCTGGACGCCGGCGATGAAGTGCTCCTGCACCACGCTCATGTTGTGCGGCCGCGATTCATCGTGGAACGCCGACTTCCCTGATTCCCGCTCGCGCAGCGACATGTGGATGTGGCCGCTCTGGCCGGGCTCGTTGTGCGACCACTTCGCCATGAACGTGGCCATCAGGCCGTTGCGCTGGGCCAGGGCCTTGGTGAAGCACTTGAACAGCATGGCCTTGTCGGCCATCGCCAAGGCTTCGTCGACCGCCAGCGCGGCCTCCAGCACGCCCGGCCCCGTCTCGGTGTGCAGTCCCTCGATCGGCATGTCCATGGTCTCGGTCATGTCGATGAGGTCGCGATAGAAATCGCTGTTCACCGTGCTGCGCAGGATCGAATAGCCGAAGTTCCCGGGCGTCCAGCTCTTGAGGTTCTGGTAGTTCTTTTCGCGCACGCTGTGAGGCGTTTCCTCGAACACGAAGAACTCGTATTCCAGCGCCGAATACACGTCGTAGCCCAGGTCGCCGGCGCGCTTGATCACCCGGCGCAGGACGCCGCGCGGGCAGATGTCCTCGGCATCGCCGGCGAACTCCGCCAGGAAGAACAGCATCGGTTCGCCGTTCATGATTTCCAGCGGCAGCCGGCGGCAGCTCTGCGGAATGATGCGGACCTGCGCATCCGGGTAGGCCGTGTGCCAACCCGTGTACGACGCGTTGTCGTACATCTGATCGTCAGCGTCCCACCCCAGCACCACGCTGCAGAACGCGAACCCCGAGCGCAACGCGCAGACGAACTTGTCCTTGCGCAGATACTTGCCGCGCAGGATGCCGTCGACGTCGGACAGCCCCACCTTGATGTGAGTCAGCTTGCTGGCCTCGACCAATCGAATGGCGTCCTCGACCGTCTTGATATCGATACCCGACTTACCCTGCGTGTCCACGATTGACGTCTCCACTGTTGCTGTCTTCGATACAAGCTCATCGAACGCGACGGCCTGATTGCATCCCGTCCTTTCGATGCGTCCATGGTAATGAGGGGCATCGCGCAACCCGTATCGACTTTTGGCAAAGAATCGCCCTCTACTGGTTAACCATGAGCGAGGTGAATCAAGCGTGATTGCAATCGCCGACGGCGCGCGCATGGCCGCGCCGCCCGCGCGGCGGCCATGCCAGCGATGCGATGTGCCGTGAGCCGGCTCAGCCCGCGCTGCCGCCGCCCGCGAGCAGGGTGTCGGAAGGCAGCACGCCGAACAGCGTCCGATAGTCCTGGGCAAACTGGCTCATGTGCCAGAAGCCCCAGGATGAGGCGACCTGATGGATGGTGGTCGAACCGCGCTCGCGCGCTGACAGCTCTCGACGCACGCCATTGAGCCGCAACGCGCGCAGGTAGTTCTGCGGCGTCGTGTCGTAGGCATATTCAAAACAGTATTGAAGCGTTCTGCGGCTGACGTGCAGCACGCCGCAAAGCTCCAGGATGCCGACCGCCCTGTCCCGGTTGGCCAGCGCGAAATCGCGGGCATCGGAAGCGATCTGGACCCGACGCGCGCTCGAGATGTGGCGGGCCTTCTGGCGCGTCGTCGGCAACACGCCGGACTCGACCAGCGTGGCGAATATCGTCGTTTCCACGTTGTGCTGCGCGGCGCCCCCGGAGGCATCGGCGGCGCTGCGCCCTTCCCGCAGGATCATCTGCAGCATCTCGCTCAGCGCATGCCGCCTCTGCGCGCCGATACAGATGATCTCGTTGCTGGTGTGGATCTGCCGCAACGTCGATTCGCAGTACTGCTCGGCGTAGCGCATGAGCGCATCCGCGTTCACCACCACGCCGAGAATCGAATAGTCGGGCGGCGTCAGCAGTTCGAATTCACATCCGCCCGGACGAAAGGCCAGCACCTCCGTCGAGATGGGCGTGGCATGGATGCTGCCGGCGGCATCGCGTCCGACCGGAATGCCGAACCACCATGCGCCATCCGGAATCTCGCACAGCTGATGCAGCTTGTGGCTGGTCGTTTCGCAAAACAGATGCGTGGCCGAGAAATTCAGCTCGGTAAGACTGCCGACAAACGGTCCGGGAGTCAGCTGGTCGTAGGTCTGCTTCCAGCCGCACAAGGTCGCCGCCTGCTCGTCGGCATCGTGCGACACGATCTGGCGCGCCTTGAACTCGCGGACTGATGTAGAGGTTTCGAGCATCTCGTGGCGACCTCATCGATTGCCGTCAGGCGGCTGCGGCAGCGCCCCATGTCGAGGCCGAGGCCGGCTTGGCATCACGAAGAATCGGTTGGCGCCTGGCATCATGTTCCCCTACTCCGGCCTCACGGCCTCTTCGAGCAACTAGGCCGCATCGTCCTTGCGCCTTCCCCTGGTCATCAGGAAGTAGACGTAGCCCAGCGCCATGAAGGCCGCGAACAGCAGCGCGACCTCGCGGTTATAGTAGATCATCGTCAACAGACAGACGATGGCCGCCACCAGGGAAAACCCTGGGAAAAAGGGATACAACGGCGCGCGGAACGGGCGGGCCAGCCCGGGCTCCGTTTTCCTCAGCTTGAACAGCGAGAGGATGCTGATGATGTACATCACGATGGCGCCGAACACCGACATCGTCACGATGTTCGCGGTGAGCGCCTGGCCGGCGAACTGCACGTACTGGTCGCTGAAGATGGCGATGATGCCGACCACGCCGCCAGCCAGGATGGCCCGGTGCGGCGTCCTGAAGCGCGGGTGCAGCTTCGCCAGCCACGCCGGCAGATAGCCTTCGCGGCCCAACGCGTAGATCTGGCGCGAGTAGCCGAGAATGATGCCGTGGAACGAGGCGACCAGGCCGAACAGCCCAAGCCAGATCAGCATGTGCATCCAGCCGCTGTTTTCCCCCACGATGAGCTTCATCGCCTGCGGCAGCGGATCGTTGATGTCCGCCAGCAGTTTCCAGTCGCCCACGCCGCCCGCGAACAGCATCACGCCCATCGCCAGCACCACCAGCGTCAGGATGCCCGTGATGTACGCGATCGGAATCGAACGCCTGGGATTCTTGGCTTCCTCCGCCGCCATGGCGACGCCCTCGATCGCGAGGAAGAACCAGATGGCGAACGGCACCGCGCCAAGGATGCCGCCAAACGTGCCCATCGAAAAGCTGTCGGCGCCGGCCCAGCCGCCCTGCGTGAAGTTCGACCAGTGAAATCCCGGGGCCACGACGCCCATGAATACGAGCAGCTCGAACACGGCCAGCAGCGTGATCGTGAGCTCGAACGCCGCGGCGATCTGCACGCCAACGATGTTCAGCGACATGAAGATGAGATAGGCGCCCACCGCCGCGGTGGTGGGCGAAAGCCCGGGAAACTGGATATGGAGATACGCGCCGATGGCCAGCGAAATGGCGGGTGGCGCGAACACGAACTCGACCAGTGTCGCCATGCCGGCGATGTATCCGCCCACCGGGCCGAACGCCCGCTTGGCGTAGGCGAAGGGCCCGCCCGCG
The Achromobacter sp. AONIH1 DNA segment above includes these coding regions:
- a CDS encoding iron-containing alcohol dehydrogenase, with protein sequence MTLPIANWNYPTSVKVGAGRASELPQWCASLGMKRPLLVTDPGLAALPMTVKLLDSCRSAGLDAGLFHAIKGNPTGKNVDDGVAAFKAGGHDGVIAFGGGSALDAAKAIALMAGQDRPLWDFEDVGDNHLRVNVAGMAPVVAIPTTAGTGSEVGRASVITDEREHVKRIIFHAKMLPAVVILDPELTVGLPPKITAATGMDALSHSLEAYCSPFYHPMAVGIAVEGIRLVKDYLPRACENGSDLEARLQMLVASSMGATAFQRGLGAMHALAHPLGALYDAHHGLLNAILMPYVLRANQSVIASRIGLLARYLELPDPSFDSFLDWVLEMRAALGIPHTLAQIGIDAKEAERIGRMAHADGSAGTNPIPFTPQAYAGILVNAVEGVL
- a CDS encoding aldehyde dehydrogenase family protein encodes the protein MKKQLTTISPIDGSLYVQRDLATDTQIAQALTHAHAVQKDWARQPIAHRIRILSTAIDRFVANKEIIAEGITRQMGRPIRYAGGEVDGFAARARHMLSIAEASLRPIQAPPQEGYTRYITREPAGVVFTIAPWNYPLLTAVNSIVPALAAGNAVILKHSDQTPLCAEWIHQAFVEAGLPPGLFQYLHVDHDAVRRIIESNQVNVVCFTGSVAGGRAIEQAAAGRFIGVGLELGGNDPAYVREDANLGHAVETLVDGAFFNSGQSCCGIQRIYVAQRHYDAFVQRAVALTNQYVLGNPLDPATTLGPVVRASAADGVRAVIADALAKGAKNLIDPQVFGRADDGGPYLAPGLFVNVDHTMTLMNDECFGPVVGIMPVRDDEQAIALMNSSPYGLTASVFTTDEQAAIGIGQRLETGTFFMNRCDYLDPALAWTGVKHSGRGATLSQVGYEHLTRPKSFHLKRHVQP
- a CDS encoding glutamine synthetase family protein → MDTQGKSGIDIKTVEDAIRLVEASKLTHIKVGLSDVDGILRGKYLRKDKFVCALRSGFAFCSVVLGWDADDQMYDNASYTGWHTAYPDAQVRIIPQSCRRLPLEIMNGEPMLFFLAEFAGDAEDICPRGVLRRVIKRAGDLGYDVYSALEYEFFVFEETPHSVREKNYQNLKSWTPGNFGYSILRSTVNSDFYRDLIDMTETMDMPIEGLHTETGPGVLEAALAVDEALAMADKAMLFKCFTKALAQRNGLMATFMAKWSHNEPGQSGHIHMSLRERESGKSAFHDESRPHNMSVVQEHFIAGVQQFLPEFMSMYGQTVNSYSRLVPGYWAPLDATWGVENRTTALRLIPGTEKSQRVEVRIGSADANPYIALAAALGAGLHGIEHKLKLQPIVTGNAYTQQFPDHLKLPSSLWDAAQRLRASAVGRELFGDAFVEHFVATREWEERQFRRHVTDWELKRYFEII
- a CDS encoding helix-turn-helix domain-containing protein, with protein sequence MLETSTSVREFKARQIVSHDADEQAATLCGWKQTYDQLTPGPFVGSLTELNFSATHLFCETTSHKLHQLCEIPDGAWWFGIPVGRDAAGSIHATPISTEVLAFRPGGCEFELLTPPDYSILGVVVNADALMRYAEQYCESTLRQIHTSNEIICIGAQRRHALSEMLQMILREGRSAADASGGAAQHNVETTIFATLVESGVLPTTRQKARHISSARRVQIASDARDFALANRDRAVGILELCGVLHVSRRTLQYCFEYAYDTTPQNYLRALRLNGVRRELSARERGSTTIHQVASSWGFWHMSQFAQDYRTLFGVLPSDTLLAGGGSAG
- the eat gene encoding ethanolamine permease, which translates into the protein MSNVNSHPHGGSTQGGLKKTLGTWQLWGIAVGLVISGEYFGWSYGWAKAGTLGFLVTSAFVAAMYTTFIFSFTELTTSIPHAGGPFAYAKRAFGPVGGYIAGMATLVEFVFAPPAISLAIGAYLHIQFPGLSPTTAAVGAYLIFMSLNIVGVQIAAAFELTITLLAVFELLVFMGVVAPGFHWSNFTQGGWAGADSFSMGTFGGILGAVPFAIWFFLAIEGVAMAAEEAKNPRRSIPIAYITGILTLVVLAMGVMLFAGGVGDWKLLADINDPLPQAMKLIVGENSGWMHMLIWLGLFGLVASFHGIILGYSRQIYALGREGYLPAWLAKLHPRFRTPHRAILAGGVVGIIAIFSDQYVQFAGQALTANIVTMSVFGAIVMYIISILSLFKLRKTEPGLARPFRAPLYPFFPGFSLVAAIVCLLTMIYYNREVALLFAAFMALGYVYFLMTRGRRKDDAA